A DNA window from Acidobacteriota bacterium contains the following coding sequences:
- a CDS encoding FMN-binding glutamate synthase family protein, whose translation MSYSPPLGSPVTHTHLRNPGHVADVSGMCAVCTADCVGPCEIGLSALRGAEAILPFAADRNQFASEKRYPLDFSHFSINGRVFGAVGLPADPCVACYPNADIASTFGRSRAVRTKAPLILPAMAKLAWKEYFAGAALSGVPVVIGEDVVAKDTGLAVAGHRVVEAPLIAEMVSAFRRYQRDCGDVVLQANIDDEYHGVLEYAIDRLGVKSVELKFGQAAKGIQGMGRVPRIEDALRFKALGYLVLPDPTDPGVAEAYARGVGPIFEKIGKLPMWRPEDLVRRVGELRGLGAERVCFKTGPFDPRDIATILEVASEAGVDLVTLDGAGGGTGHSPARMMNEWGMPTVTLEVLVHRILSAFAAAGKALPPVAMAGGFATEDQVFKGLALGAPYVGTIAIGRAAMAAASVGRQVGEALRNGSVPAEYARFGSSLDELFADLRLLRAEYGDEASSIPAGAVGVYSYLNRVSVGLKQFMALNRKFALRHISREDIVPLTERAAKATGLASYEELLEGVPGA comes from the coding sequence ATGTCGTACAGCCCACCGCTCGGGAGTCCGGTCACGCATACCCACTTGCGAAATCCGGGCCATGTCGCCGACGTTTCGGGGATGTGCGCCGTCTGCACCGCCGACTGCGTCGGGCCCTGCGAGATCGGGCTCTCCGCGTTGCGCGGCGCCGAGGCCATCCTCCCCTTCGCCGCGGACCGGAACCAGTTCGCCTCCGAAAAGCGCTACCCCCTCGACTTCTCCCACTTCAGCATCAACGGACGGGTGTTCGGCGCGGTCGGGCTTCCGGCGGACCCGTGCGTGGCCTGTTACCCCAACGCCGACATCGCGTCCACCTTCGGCCGCTCCCGGGCGGTCCGGACGAAGGCCCCGCTCATCCTGCCGGCCATGGCGAAACTGGCATGGAAGGAGTACTTCGCGGGTGCGGCGCTCTCCGGCGTGCCCGTGGTCATCGGCGAGGACGTCGTCGCCAAGGACACGGGGCTCGCCGTCGCGGGTCACCGGGTCGTCGAGGCCCCGCTGATCGCGGAGATGGTGTCCGCGTTCAGGCGCTACCAGCGGGATTGCGGCGATGTCGTTCTCCAGGCCAACATCGACGACGAGTACCACGGTGTTCTCGAGTACGCGATCGACCGGCTCGGCGTCAAATCCGTCGAACTCAAGTTCGGCCAGGCCGCCAAGGGAATCCAGGGCATGGGGCGGGTGCCGAGGATCGAAGACGCCCTGCGGTTCAAGGCGCTCGGGTACCTCGTCCTGCCGGACCCGACCGACCCCGGGGTTGCCGAAGCCTACGCCCGGGGGGTCGGCCCGATCTTCGAGAAAATCGGCAAGCTGCCGATGTGGCGCCCGGAGGACCTCGTACGGCGGGTCGGCGAACTGCGGGGCCTGGGCGCCGAACGGGTCTGTTTCAAGACCGGCCCCTTCGACCCGCGGGATATCGCCACCATCCTGGAGGTCGCCTCCGAGGCCGGCGTCGACCTCGTGACCCTGGACGGGGCGGGCGGCGGCACCGGCCACAGCCCGGCCAGGATGATGAACGAGTGGGGGATGCCCACGGTGACGCTCGAGGTCCTCGTCCACAGGATCCTGAGCGCTTTCGCGGCGGCGGGGAAAGCCTTGCCGCCGGTCGCCATGGCCGGCGGTTTCGCCACCGAGGACCAGGTCTTCAAGGGCCTCGCGCTCGGCGCACCGTACGTCGGCACCATCGCCATCGGCCGTGCCGCCATGGCCGCCGCCTCGGTCGGCCGGCAGGTGGGCGAGGCGTTGCGGAACGGCTCGGTCCCCGCGGAGTATGCACGCTTCGGGTCCAGCCTCGACGAGCTTTTCGCGGACTTGCGCCTCCTCCGGGCCGAATACGGCGACGAGGCGTCGAGCATCCCGGCAGGGGCCGTCGGCGTGTACTCGTACCTGAACCGCGTCTCCGTCGGGCTCAAGCAGTTCATGGCCTTGAACCGCAAGTTCGCCTTGCGGCACATCAGCCGGGAAGACATCGTGCCGCTCACCGAGAGGGCCGCGAAAGCGACAGGGCTGGCAAGCTACGAAGAGCTTCTCGAGGGTGTCCCCGGGGCCTGA